A region of the Arachis hypogaea cultivar Tifrunner chromosome 15, arahy.Tifrunner.gnm2.J5K5, whole genome shotgun sequence genome:
TTCAatctaaaaatacaaaaacaaacatCACATCCATTATATACGGCATAAAAAACAGTATGAATTTAGTTTCAGAGTTGAACAGTCTACTCACTGGAAGGAACTGGATTTTAACTGGTCCCACACAGTAACACGATCTGAGGAAGCACGGACCTTATCCCAATGCAAAGCTTTTAACTTGGGTTTTACTCCATCCGTTTCATTGGCTTCATGCCTCTCGGAAGAGCTCACACTTTTCTCACCGTCTCCGTTTCCATTTCCATTTTGCTCTGAACTTTTACTCACCCTAACACCAGAAATAGAAGCCTCGCGATTCCCTTCAGTTGGAGAACGAGACTGTTGCTTTCTCGATACAGAAGATGAGGAAACACTTACTCCCGGAGACCCTGTTTTCCGCGggggtggaggaggaggaggtggtggtggtggtggtggccgaTGATTAAGTGGGTTCCCAATCACGTGCGGGGGTGTGTTTGTGAGTGTTGACTGAAGATGCGTCAAATTCGGTGCTGGGGGAGGAGCTGAGAACTTTGGCTTTCTAGAATGTCCCAAAGCCACATGCTCTTCCTCATCCTTTACCGGTGGCGGCGGAGCCTTCTTCATAGGCGGTATGATGACGTGTCTTACATCCGGCGACGGACCAGACAATCGCGACTTTGGTGAAGTCCTCTTCGAGAACGGAACCGGAGTCGGCGTCGAAGAATTGGCTTCCTTCCTCACCGTGGGCGCCACGGCCGCGGGGTTACCGTTGGACAGATAACTCTGTCGCGAAACTGGCGTGTAGTACCCGTCGTCATCTCTAACCGACGAGTTCTGCGGCGAGTGAAACACCGTGTCGTGGCTCTCCTCGTCGGACGACGAAGACGGTGACACCGCCGGCGGGAAATTCCCGTCGGGAGGTTTACTGAGAGGCGGCAATGGCTGCAGCTCGGGGCTCGGACGGTACCGATCCGACCGCTTAACGGAATTTAGTTTGTGATACGGCGACCTGATTGGCTCACTCGCGTTGGTGCGCGTGGGCTCCACGGTCCCAATGTAGAGAAAGCTCGATGGCGGTGGCGCTCTCGAATCATCCAAGTTCCTCTGCGAGTTTCCACCGACGAGCTTCTGTGTCTCCGCATGGTGCTTGGCCCTGTGCTTGTACAAGAAGAACGCCAGCGCCGAGAGCATCCCAAGCGTCACAATTCCGACGGAGATGGCAATTGCCACCTTCTTTGTCCCCTTGGTCGGCTGCGTGGCCGTCGGGTTGGCGATGGTGGTGTTGGAAGGTGTTGATGGCGCTGATTGCGTCTGATCCGGTGGTGGTCCAGTCGGATACTCATGGAAGAATGGAATGTTGGTGTCCGGAGTGGGTGGAGTGTCCACCGGCGGTGGCAATTGAGCAGGCGAGGGTGGTGGCGCTGAAGCGGCGGGGAAAAGTGGTTGGTGGAGGATTCTTCGTGTAATGTGAGATTCATTGAGGGGTTTAGCGAGGGATAATATGGACAAAAGTGAGATTATGATAATTAAGAAGAGAGAGTGATGTGGTTTGAAATTGAATTTCATGCTGAATTCGCGTGGCTTTGGGTGGTTGTTAAGTTTTGTTTCCCCCAATTCATGTCTGGGTTTTGGTTTCCGCAAATTGCTCTCCTCacttggagagagagagagagtgagtaagAGAGGAAACTTCTTTTAGCTGTCTAAGATCTAGATGCTCCAACAGCTTGCGTCAGCAGGAGCCgcactttttaataaattatgtTATGGGATAGTCAAATGTACATTTTTTCTTGGCTGTAAGCGCTTCATTTACCGTGTAATAAATAAAGGGTATGTAGGGGGAGATAGACTATTTTCTCTATTTGTATTAGGGAGAATGAAACGTGGCAGTGTTGGGTGGAGTTGTGTGTTTCGTTTTCATGGAGAGAGATAGTTGCAGATACGTTAACGACCATGATGGTTGGGGAGtggtaatattaaaaaaattaagtaccTTCATGTTCATGTTGATAGCTTGCTTGCTTTCCTTGGTGCGTTTGTTAAGCAAGAAGGGCAAGGAACAGATTCCATATTTGATGCTCTTATGCTATATTCTCTCTGACGACTCTTTGTCTCTGTCCATTCCTTGGCCACTCTGCTCATATTCCAAGCTAAGTAATGtaattgtttgtattttttagaAGTAGAAATTAATATTGTGTTTAGTAAATTGAAAATTTATTgattatatgttttattttaaacttttatgcgttatacttttaatttttagaagatgaaaattatttttataagtaGGTTGTGAAAATGTTTTCCAAAGTTATATTTATAAAGAGAAATGCTAGGCCAGtaaattttatgatttgtagtcatcaattagctattattagtatttttaatggtgtatgattactcatttttcttttactgATTAAGTGTTGAccagattttaataaaagtgttagtttctaaattttttcatttataaattttaatataattttatatcttaataaatatattaatttatccttttatatatattatatttattttataatttaataatatttttaccaaatatatttttgttacttTTGCTTATTGGAAGCACTTTTTATTTTCGTTTACCAAAATACATAGTTGTaagttttgaaaaattgaaatatataaacaattttcaaaattattgacCCTATTTATTACACATAGCACTCTAGCTAGGAGCAACTACTAATTTATCATTTAGAAAtatgaaatcaattaattttgaattaaataatttatttggaTTAGATAAAAATGAGAAATGACTTTATTTTCTAAATTCATGGAATTTCATCCTTTAAAATTCCAAATATATATACTTTGAGTAAAATGATTTGATATTTATTAGTTTAACAACGAGATTataagattattttttataaatccgACTGTACGTGAAAATAAAGTATGTATGTAATGAGCAACAATAGTGAATTAGAGATTTACAATGATAAAACTAATGTCACacacaatcaaaagaaaaataaaataaattagtaaaatggTATGCTTGTCCCATACTACCGACAGAGTGAAGGACGAGCTAGATTAGCTGTTAACTTTATGAATTCTCTAAGCTATTACTAATTAATTACTATCATCACTCAATGCTCATCATAATgcgtattattattattgtgtggCTGACACCTCATCATAATTATAAGACATATCGTGGAGACGTAAAAGGGCATGTAGGGTCAATAGTGTAATTTCAGAAAAAAAGTCGATGCATGGGGTCACAACGTCTTCTTCTGATTGCTTTGTGCTTTGTTTCATGGGAACTCACTAAGCCAAGATTGGTTCACCGACGACCCTGATCCTATTCTATGCGGGGAACATGGCACACGCCCAAGGCTAATTTTGCTTTATCGCTTTTGTTTTTCCCCTTTTCCCCTTTTGTTTCTATTTGGACTCCTCCACTAAGCAAACAAGCCTCACACATTCTTATTAGCCCACAAATCCAATATACCATGATTAAAGTTATGCCTTTCTTCTAAACTATGCATTTTGCCACTTGTACCCCGCCCTCTGCATTCcaataattaaaacaaaacaaaagcaatgcaTTATTACGCAGTGAATTTCCGTTTTTATCCttttaattcatttaattaatTACTGTTAACGTTACGTTAATATATATGTAGGTGATGTCATGTCCAACAGTAGTAGAAAAACGTTTGAAAGCGCAACGCAAATGACCTTCTatatatcaaccattcaatgcaGACTGTTTGTTTATAATGAGATTGGTTTCCAACTGTTATTTTTGACAGTAGTAAACTCATTTCTTTCAAAATAATCATTAGTTCAGATGAATATGCAAAGCTTAGCAACGAAAGTAACTGACCAAAAGTGGATACAACGGAAATTTCCTTAAAAAAACTGGAGAATGTAACGATCAAGTCACAAAAATTGTACATATATGTCC
Encoded here:
- the LOC112748330 gene encoding formin-like protein 6 translates to MKFNFKPHHSLFLIIIISLLSILSLAKPLNESHITRRILHQPLFPAASAPPPSPAQLPPPVDTPPTPDTNIPFFHEYPTGPPPDQTQSAPSTPSNTTIANPTATQPTKGTKKVAIAISVGIVTLGMLSALAFFLYKHRAKHHAETQKLVGGNSQRNLDDSRAPPPSSFLYIGTVEPTRTNASEPIRSPYHKLNSVKRSDRYRPSPELQPLPPLSKPPDGNFPPAVSPSSSSDEESHDTVFHSPQNSSVRDDDGYYTPVSRQSYLSNGNPAAVAPTVRKEANSSTPTPVPFSKRTSPKSRLSGPSPDVRHVIIPPMKKAPPPPVKDEEEHVALGHSRKPKFSAPPPAPNLTHLQSTLTNTPPHVIGNPLNHRPPPPPPPPPPPPPRKTGSPGVSVSSSSVSRKQQSRSPTEGNREASISGVRVSKSSEQNGNGNGDGEKSVSSSERHEANETDGVKPKLKALHWDKVRASSDRVTVWDQLKSSSFQLNEDMMESLFGCNATNSAPKEPPKKTVLPSIDHENRVLDPKKSQNIAILLRALNVTRDEVSEALLDGNPEALGAELLETLVKMAPTKEEEIKLKNYNGDLSKLGSAERFLKAVLDIPFAFKRVEAMLYRANFDSEVNYLRKSFQTLEAASEELRNSRLFLKLLEAVLRTGNRMNVGTNRGDAKAFKLDTLLKLVDIKGTDGKTTLLHFVVQEIIRSEDGGGESANGSVQNQMDSKFNEDEFKKQGLQVVAGLSRDLSNVKKAAGMDSDVLSSYVSKLETGLDKVRLVLKYEKPDTQGNFFNSTKQFLKYAEEEITRIKADEKKALFLVKEVTEYFHGDAAKEEAHPFRIFMIVRDFLNILDLVCKEVGRMHDRIVGSARSFRIAASAPLPVLNRYSAKQDTSSDEESSSL